A genomic stretch from Sinorhizobium terangae includes:
- the hemW gene encoding radical SAM family heme chaperone HemW, whose protein sequence is MHVTPLSAIGDGMDPGFGVYVHWPFCAAKCPYCDFNSHVRHQPVDQPRFVTAFLREMAEARELSGLRTVTSIFMGGGTPSLMDPATVDAILNGIASHWHVPDGIEITMEANPSSVEATRFHGYRAAGVNRVSLGVQALNDRDLKFLGRLHNVEDALKAVRLAREIFPRMSFDLIYARPNQTVEEWERELKEAVSYAVDHLSLYQLTIEEGTPFYGLHKAGKLVVPDGEQSAVLYEATQEITAAIGMPAYEVSNHARPGAESRHNLTYWRYGDYAGIGPGAHGRLTIGGAKVATATERKPEEWLRLVEEQGHGMIERELLDLEAQADELLLMGLRLREGVDLARWQSLSGRDPDPDREQFLIEHGFIERLGNSRLRCTPAGMLILDAVVADLAC, encoded by the coding sequence ATGCATGTGACCCCGCTCTCGGCGATCGGTGACGGCATGGACCCCGGCTTCGGGGTCTATGTGCACTGGCCGTTTTGCGCGGCAAAGTGCCCCTATTGCGACTTCAACAGCCATGTGCGCCATCAGCCGGTAGACCAGCCGCGCTTCGTCACGGCCTTCCTGCGGGAAATGGCGGAAGCCCGCGAACTCTCCGGTCTACGGACGGTCACCAGCATCTTCATGGGCGGTGGCACGCCGTCGCTGATGGATCCGGCGACCGTCGATGCAATCCTGAACGGGATTGCCAGCCATTGGCACGTGCCGGATGGCATCGAGATCACCATGGAGGCCAATCCATCGAGCGTCGAGGCAACGCGCTTCCACGGCTATCGTGCCGCCGGCGTCAACCGCGTCTCGCTCGGCGTACAAGCGCTCAATGACCGCGATCTGAAGTTCCTGGGGCGCCTGCACAATGTCGAGGACGCGCTGAAGGCGGTCCGGTTGGCGCGGGAAATTTTTCCGCGCATGTCTTTCGACCTGATCTATGCCCGTCCGAACCAGACCGTCGAGGAGTGGGAGCGCGAACTGAAGGAGGCGGTCTCCTATGCGGTCGACCATCTCTCGCTCTATCAATTGACGATCGAGGAAGGGACGCCCTTCTACGGGCTGCACAAGGCCGGCAAGCTCGTCGTTCCGGACGGCGAGCAGTCGGCCGTACTCTATGAGGCGACGCAGGAGATTACCGCGGCAATCGGCATGCCGGCCTATGAAGTGTCCAATCACGCACGGCCGGGTGCGGAAAGCCGGCACAATCTCACCTATTGGCGTTATGGCGACTATGCGGGTATCGGCCCCGGCGCCCATGGACGGCTGACGATCGGCGGCGCCAAGGTGGCGACAGCGACGGAACGAAAGCCCGAAGAATGGCTCCGCCTCGTCGAAGAGCAGGGCCATGGCATGATCGAGCGCGAACTGCTGGACCTTGAAGCCCAAGCCGACGAACTCCTGTTGATGGGCCTTCGGCTCAGGGAAGGTGTGGATCTCGCTCGCTGGCAGAGCCTTTCCGGCCGCGATCCCGATCCGGATCGTGAACAGTTCCTGATCGAACACGGCTTCATCGAACGGCTCGGCAATTCGCGGCTGCGCTGCACGCCGGCCGGGATGCTGATCCTCGACGCGGTGGTCGCCGACCTCGCCTGCTGA
- a CDS encoding RNA polymerase sigma factor, with the protein MTDTAWIDLALVSARPHAMGALLRYFRNLDMAEEAFQEACIRALTAWPKSGPPRDPAAWLIFVGRNSGIDKVRRQARETVLPPEELLSDLEDRESELADRLDGSHYRDDILRLLFVCSNPALPATQQIALALRVVSGLSVRQIARAFLVSEAAMEQRITRAKARVAAAGIPFETPDAADRAERLAAVATMIYLVFNEGYSAMNGPEGVSADLCDEAIRLARLLLRLFPAEPEIMGLTALLLLQHSRARARFDAHGAIVLLEDQDRRLWNRGMITEALAMIDKAMRHRRPGPYQVQAAIAALHARAERPELTDWEEIDLLYQTLERLQPSPVVTLNRAVAVSKRKGAEAALALVDPLGERLSGYFYYHGLRGALLKQMGRVCEARVAFDRAISLATNAAEAAYIRTQLDHLAAETDLAEEKQ; encoded by the coding sequence ATGACAGACACTGCCTGGATCGACCTCGCTCTGGTATCTGCCCGGCCGCACGCGATGGGCGCGCTTCTGCGCTATTTTCGCAATCTCGACATGGCCGAGGAGGCCTTCCAGGAGGCCTGCATCCGGGCATTGACGGCCTGGCCGAAGAGTGGCCCGCCGCGGGATCCCGCCGCCTGGCTGATTTTCGTCGGCCGCAACAGCGGCATCGACAAGGTGCGGCGCCAGGCGCGCGAGACGGTGCTGCCGCCGGAGGAACTGCTGTCGGACCTCGAAGACCGGGAGAGCGAGCTCGCTGACCGCCTCGACGGCTCGCATTACCGCGACGACATCCTTCGTCTGCTCTTCGTCTGCAGCAATCCGGCCCTGCCGGCAACCCAGCAGATCGCGCTGGCGCTCCGGGTCGTCTCCGGCCTCTCTGTCAGGCAGATCGCGCGCGCCTTCTTGGTCAGCGAGGCGGCGATGGAGCAGCGCATTACCCGCGCCAAGGCGCGCGTCGCGGCGGCCGGCATTCCCTTCGAGACGCCCGATGCCGCCGATCGCGCCGAGCGGCTCGCGGCGGTCGCGACGATGATCTACCTCGTCTTCAACGAGGGCTATTCGGCGATGAATGGCCCGGAGGGCGTGTCGGCGGATCTTTGTGACGAGGCGATCCGGCTCGCCCGGCTGCTCCTCAGGTTGTTTCCGGCCGAACCGGAAATCATGGGCCTGACGGCGCTGCTGTTGCTTCAGCATTCGCGCGCCAGGGCGCGCTTCGATGCCCACGGCGCCATCGTCCTGCTCGAAGATCAGGACCGGCGGCTGTGGAACAGGGGGATGATCACCGAGGCGCTCGCGATGATCGACAAGGCCATGCGGCACCGGCGCCCCGGCCCCTACCAGGTTCAAGCGGCGATTGCCGCGCTTCATGCGCGCGCCGAGCGTCCCGAACTGACCGACTGGGAGGAGATTGATCTGCTCTATCAGACGCTCGAACGTCTGCAACCGTCGCCCGTCGTCACTCTCAACCGCGCCGTCGCAGTGTCGAAGCGCAAGGGGGCGGAAGCGGCACTGGCACTGGTCGATCCGCTTGGCGAAAGGCTGTCCGGCTATTTCTACTATCACGGTCTGCGCGGGGCCCTGCTTAAGCAGATGGGCCGCGTCTGCGAGGCGCGCGTTGCATTCGACCGCGCCATTTCGCTTGCGACGAATGCAGCGGAGGCCGCCTATATCCGCACGCAGCTCGATCATCTTGCGGCGGAAACGGACCTTGCCGAGGAAAAACAATAA
- the rph gene encoding ribonuclease PH: protein MRPSGRKTDQMRKVSFERNFSKHAEGSCLVRFGDTHVLCTASLEEKVPAWLRNGGKGWVTAEYGMLPRATGERMKREAASGKQSGRTQEIQRLIGRSLRAVVDLPALGERQISIDCDVIQADGGTRTASITGAWIALHDCLKWMEARNMVKVERVLKDHVAAISCGIFANQAVIDLDYLEDSAAETDANFVMTGSGGLVEIQGTAEGKPFSEEEFASLMSLAKNGIAELIALQKQAIAG, encoded by the coding sequence ATGCGGCCATCCGGCAGAAAAACCGACCAAATGCGCAAGGTTTCCTTCGAGCGCAATTTTTCCAAGCATGCGGAAGGTTCCTGCCTCGTGCGTTTCGGCGACACGCATGTGCTGTGCACGGCGAGCCTCGAGGAAAAGGTCCCCGCCTGGCTGCGCAATGGCGGCAAGGGGTGGGTCACGGCCGAATACGGCATGCTGCCGCGTGCGACCGGCGAGCGGATGAAACGTGAGGCGGCGAGCGGAAAGCAGAGCGGCCGCACGCAGGAGATCCAGCGGCTGATCGGACGGTCGCTCCGCGCCGTCGTCGATCTGCCGGCACTCGGCGAACGTCAGATCTCGATCGATTGCGACGTCATCCAGGCAGACGGCGGCACGCGCACAGCCTCGATTACCGGCGCCTGGATCGCGCTCCATGACTGTCTGAAGTGGATGGAGGCGCGCAACATGGTCAAGGTCGAACGCGTGCTCAAGGACCACGTCGCTGCCATTTCCTGCGGTATCTTCGCCAACCAGGCGGTGATCGACCTCGACTATCTCGAAGATTCCGCCGCCGAGACGGATGCCAATTTCGTCATGACCGGCAGCGGCGGCCTCGTCGAGATCCAGGGAACGGCCGAGGGCAAACCCTTCAGCGAAGAGGAATTCGCAAGCCTGATGTCGCTCGCCAAGAACGGCATCGCCGAACTCATTGCGCTGCAGAAGCAGGCAATCGCTGGCTGA
- the rdgB gene encoding RdgB/HAM1 family non-canonical purine NTP pyrophosphatase: protein MRKLDDKTLVVASHNAGKIREIRDLIGPLGFEAKSAADLNFIEPEETGTTFEENATIKALASARASGLPALSDDSGLAIDALDGAPGVYTANWAEREDGTRDFGMAMEKVEKALKEKGAVTPESRTARFVSVLCLAWPDGHVELFRGEVEGQVVWPPRGTSGFGYDPVFQPTGYDTTFGEMTAEEKHGWKPGDESALSHRARAFKLFAETCLGA, encoded by the coding sequence ATGCGCAAACTGGATGACAAGACGCTCGTCGTCGCGAGCCACAATGCCGGCAAGATCCGCGAAATCCGCGACCTGATCGGTCCGCTCGGCTTCGAGGCGAAATCGGCCGCCGATCTCAACTTCATCGAGCCGGAGGAGACCGGCACGACGTTTGAGGAAAACGCCACGATCAAGGCGCTTGCCTCGGCAAGGGCCTCCGGCCTGCCGGCGCTCTCGGACGATTCCGGTCTCGCGATCGATGCCCTCGATGGCGCGCCGGGCGTCTATACCGCCAATTGGGCCGAGCGCGAAGACGGCACCCGCGACTTCGGCATGGCGATGGAAAAGGTCGAAAAGGCGCTCAAGGAGAAAGGCGCGGTGACGCCCGAGAGCCGGACCGCGCGCTTCGTCTCCGTGCTTTGCCTTGCCTGGCCGGACGGCCATGTCGAGCTCTTCCGCGGCGAGGTCGAGGGCCAGGTCGTCTGGCCGCCGCGCGGAACGAGCGGATTCGGCTATGACCCGGTCTTTCAACCGACGGGCTACGACACCACCTTTGGCGAGATGACCGCGGAAGAGAAGCATGGCTGGAAGCCTGGCGACGAGAGCGCCCTTTCGCACCGCGCCCGCGCCTTCAAGCTGTTCGCCGAAACCTGCCTCGGCGCCTGA
- the grpE gene encoding nucleotide exchange factor GrpE codes for MTDDTNKHGPEATAAEEPVNTATPEAEVQEVEPAAATPDPLELAKAENAELRDKYLRLAAEMDNLRRRTERDVKDAKSYSVAGFARDMLAVSDNLRRALEAIPPEAKEAGEAGLNALIEGVEMTERSMLAALERHGVKKLDPTGQKFDPNFHQAMFEVPNAEVPNNTVVQVIQAGYVIGERVLRPAMVGVSKGGPKAAATENGTPSA; via the coding sequence ATGACCGACGACACGAACAAACACGGACCTGAGGCGACTGCGGCAGAAGAACCTGTGAACACCGCCACGCCGGAGGCGGAGGTGCAGGAAGTCGAGCCTGCTGCGGCCACGCCGGATCCGCTGGAGCTCGCCAAGGCGGAGAATGCGGAGCTGCGCGACAAATACCTGCGCCTGGCCGCCGAGATGGACAATCTGCGCCGTCGCACCGAGCGTGACGTCAAGGATGCCAAGTCCTACTCGGTTGCCGGCTTCGCGCGCGACATGCTGGCCGTGTCCGACAACCTGCGTCGCGCCCTCGAGGCGATCCCGCCCGAAGCGAAGGAAGCGGGTGAAGCGGGGCTCAATGCCCTGATCGAAGGCGTGGAAATGACCGAGCGCTCGATGCTCGCAGCGCTGGAGCGTCATGGTGTGAAGAAGCTCGATCCTACCGGTCAGAAGTTCGATCCGAACTTCCATCAGGCGATGTTCGAAGTGCCGAACGCCGAGGTTCCAAACAACACGGTCGTCCAGGTCATCCAGGCGGGCTATGTCATCGGCGAGCGCGTGCTGCGCCCGGCGATGGTCGGCGTTTCCAAGGGCGGCCCCAAGGCCGCCGCGACCGAAAACGGCACGCCGTCGGCCTGA
- a CDS encoding YciI family protein, with product MLYAVLCYNDESVTSAWSKEEDDKVMRDLTAVQRKYVEAGKLGPVARLLPTTAATTLRHAAGETIVIDGPFAETKEQLLGFYLIDCGSLDEALDFARELSAANPSAGSYEIRPLSLFKPGELPS from the coding sequence ATGCTTTATGCGGTGCTTTGCTACAACGATGAAAGTGTCACGAGCGCCTGGAGCAAGGAGGAGGACGACAAGGTCATGCGCGACCTTACCGCCGTCCAGCGCAAGTATGTCGAAGCCGGCAAGCTTGGACCGGTTGCGCGCCTCCTGCCGACGACGGCCGCTACCACGCTGCGCCACGCCGCCGGCGAGACAATTGTCATCGACGGCCCTTTCGCCGAGACCAAGGAGCAGCTGCTCGGCTTCTATCTGATCGATTGCGGATCGCTCGACGAGGCCCTCGATTTCGCCCGCGAGCTCAGTGCCGCCAATCCGAGCGCGGGCTCTTACGAGATCCGCCCGCTTTCTCTCTTTAAGCCCGGTGAGCTTCCCTCATGA
- the hrcA gene encoding heat-inducible transcriptional repressor HrcA, with the protein MVLRNSGAREIAAALDERSGEIFRRIVETYLESGEPLGSRNLSRLLPMSLSPASVRNVMSDLEHLGLIYSPHVSAGRLPTQTGLRFFVDAFMQVGNLSAEERASIERQVRRGDRDQPVESLLAEASQMLSGMSRGAGLVITTKSDPVLKHVEFIRLAPTKALAVLVGEHDQVENRIIELPAGVTSAQLTEAANFLNAHLGGQTIAEVRAQLQKLKATVRGELDILSQDLVERGLAIWSGSEGDEKPTRLIVRGRANLLEGLEGAEDIDRLRMLFDDLEKKDSLIELLDLAESGPGVRIFIGSENKLFSLSGSSLIVAPYRDSDDHIVGAVGVIGPTRLNYSRIVPMVDYTAQLMSRLSR; encoded by the coding sequence ATGGTACTGCGCAATTCCGGAGCGAGAGAGATCGCGGCGGCGCTGGATGAGCGTTCCGGTGAAATCTTTCGCCGCATTGTGGAGACCTACCTGGAGAGCGGTGAGCCGCTCGGGTCGCGCAATCTGTCGCGGCTGCTGCCAATGTCGCTTTCACCGGCTTCCGTGCGCAATGTGATGAGCGACCTCGAGCATCTTGGCCTCATCTACTCGCCCCATGTCAGCGCCGGCCGCCTCCCGACCCAGACGGGTCTGCGCTTCTTCGTCGACGCTTTCATGCAGGTCGGAAACCTTTCGGCGGAGGAGCGCGCTTCGATCGAACGGCAGGTTCGCCGGGGCGATCGGGACCAGCCGGTGGAAAGTCTGCTCGCCGAGGCGAGCCAGATGCTTTCGGGCATGTCGCGCGGTGCGGGTCTCGTGATCACGACCAAGAGCGATCCGGTGCTGAAGCACGTCGAGTTCATCCGGCTGGCGCCGACCAAGGCGTTGGCGGTCCTCGTGGGCGAACACGATCAGGTCGAAAACCGCATCATCGAGCTGCCGGCGGGCGTCACGAGCGCGCAACTGACCGAGGCCGCCAATTTCCTGAATGCCCATCTTGGCGGGCAAACCATCGCCGAGGTGCGTGCGCAATTGCAAAAGCTGAAAGCCACCGTCCGCGGCGAGCTCGATATCCTGTCGCAGGACCTCGTCGAACGGGGCTTGGCGATCTGGTCCGGCAGCGAAGGCGACGAAAAGCCGACGCGCCTTATCGTCCGTGGCCGCGCCAACCTGCTCGAGGGACTGGAAGGGGCCGAGGACATCGACCGCCTTCGCATGCTTTTCGACGACCTCGAAAAGAAGGACAGCCTGATCGAGCTTCTCGACCTCGCCGAGAGCGGCCCCGGCGTGCGCATCTTCATCGGATCGGAAAACAAGCTATTTTCGCTCTCCGGCTCGTCGCTGATCGTCGCGCCTTATCGTGACAGCGACGACCACATTGTCGGCGCGGTCGGCGTCATTGGCCCGACCCGGCTCAATTATTCGCGGATCGTCCCTATGGTCGATTACACGGCGCAGTTGATGTCGCGCCTGTCGCGTTGA
- a CDS encoding nuclear transport factor 2 family protein → MSDIGTRTAAADEIRAVIEDWTEAMRVKDAARVLAHGTQDCLVYSLAPPLKEPAAGAEGLEEWFSTWKGPLGYQLQELEISAGGDVAFATALTHLSGEKLDGEKAALWFRQTLGLRRTENGWKIAHQHESVPFYMDGSFKAAIDLDPKSEVDWQAPSRPPMAGVIAYLNVQDANATAEFYGRAFGAREVDRRYAEDGKRLIHCHLTINGGALMLNDPFPEFGYPWKPQEGVVLHLVVDDADFWWKRAVAAGAEVTMPLAVAFWGDYYGQFRDPFGVLWAIVAPVKKD, encoded by the coding sequence ATGTCCGACATCGGAACGAGAACTGCCGCCGCCGACGAGATCCGTGCGGTGATCGAGGATTGGACTGAAGCGATGCGGGTCAAAGACGCGGCCCGCGTGCTTGCCCACGGTACGCAAGATTGCCTCGTCTATTCGCTGGCGCCACCTCTTAAGGAACCAGCAGCGGGCGCCGAGGGCCTTGAGGAGTGGTTCTCGACCTGGAAAGGGCCGCTCGGCTACCAGCTTCAGGAGCTGGAAATTTCGGCAGGCGGCGACGTCGCCTTCGCGACGGCGCTCACCCATCTCTCAGGCGAGAAGCTGGACGGTGAAAAGGCAGCGCTCTGGTTTCGCCAGACGCTGGGTTTGAGGCGCACCGAGAACGGATGGAAGATCGCCCACCAGCACGAATCGGTGCCCTTCTACATGGACGGGAGCTTCAAGGCGGCGATCGATCTCGATCCGAAGTCAGAGGTCGATTGGCAGGCGCCGTCGCGCCCGCCGATGGCCGGCGTCATCGCCTATCTTAACGTCCAGGACGCGAATGCCACGGCGGAATTCTACGGCCGTGCCTTCGGCGCCAGGGAGGTGGACCGCAGATATGCCGAGGACGGCAAACGCCTCATCCACTGCCATCTGACGATCAATGGCGGCGCGCTGATGCTGAACGATCCGTTTCCTGAATTCGGCTATCCCTGGAAGCCGCAGGAAGGCGTCGTCCTGCATCTCGTCGTCGACGACGCGGATTTCTGGTGGAAGCGCGCCGTCGCCGCGGGGGCAGAGGTGACGATGCCTTTGGCGGTCGCCTTCTGGGGCGACTATTATGGCCAGTTCCGCGATCCCTTCGGCGTCCTTTGGGCAATTGTCGCGCCAGTCAAAAAGGATTGA
- a CDS encoding SRPBCC family protein — translation MTAATDIKPADERELVLTRLIDAPREKVYRAFTDAELLKQWFAPLPWTITEAELDVRSGGTNRFVMRSPEGELYPNQGVYLEVVPNEKLVLTDAYTEAWKPSEKPFMTAILTFEDEDGKTRYTARARHWSAADREAHEKMGFHEGWGQCADQLAALVAKL, via the coding sequence ATGACCGCAGCGACCGACATCAAGCCCGCCGACGAGCGCGAACTGGTGCTCACCCGCCTTATCGATGCGCCACGCGAAAAGGTTTATCGCGCCTTCACGGATGCCGAACTCTTGAAGCAATGGTTTGCACCCTTGCCGTGGACGATCACGGAAGCGGAGCTCGATGTCAGGTCAGGCGGTACCAACCGGTTCGTCATGCGCTCCCCGGAAGGCGAACTCTATCCCAATCAGGGCGTCTATCTGGAGGTTGTTCCGAACGAGAAGCTTGTGCTGACCGACGCATATACGGAAGCCTGGAAGCCTTCGGAGAAACCCTTCATGACGGCGATCCTGACCTTCGAGGATGAAGACGGCAAGACCCGCTACACGGCCCGCGCCCGCCACTGGAGCGCGGCGGACCGGGAGGCGCACGAAAAGATGGGCTTTCACGAGGGCTGGGGTCAATGCGCCGACCAGCTCGCCGCGCTTGTCGCAAAACTCTGA
- a CDS encoding glutathione S-transferase, whose product MILYYQTHSPFARKALVFAHEAGLAGRIEVIHHETSPTRRNERVYAENPLGKVPVLLRAGGPAIFDSDVICAYLDTLHDGRRLIPESGEARWNALVLQSVAQGLAQTAINLRWETARRPEQLRYATLRDGFVEKIEATYDWLETALDPTVPLHVGHVALATTLSWMEFRDLPSFRARPKLSRWIDEFEKRPSMLATPLFGETHD is encoded by the coding sequence ATGATCCTTTACTACCAAACCCATTCGCCCTTTGCGCGCAAGGCACTCGTTTTCGCCCACGAAGCCGGGCTTGCGGGCCGGATCGAGGTCATTCACCACGAAACGAGCCCGACACGACGCAATGAGCGGGTTTATGCCGAAAACCCACTCGGAAAGGTTCCCGTGCTGCTTCGCGCAGGCGGACCAGCGATCTTCGATTCCGATGTGATATGTGCCTATCTCGACACTCTTCATGACGGCAGGAGGCTCATTCCAGAAAGTGGCGAGGCCCGTTGGAACGCCTTGGTTCTGCAGTCGGTCGCGCAAGGGCTGGCGCAAACCGCGATCAATCTCCGTTGGGAGACTGCCCGACGGCCGGAACAGCTGCGCTACGCGACACTTCGCGACGGTTTCGTCGAAAAAATAGAAGCTACCTATGACTGGCTGGAAACCGCGCTGGACCCGACGGTGCCGCTTCATGTCGGTCATGTCGCGCTGGCGACGACCCTCTCCTGGATGGAGTTCCGCGACTTGCCGTCGTTTCGCGCTCGGCCGAAGCTAAGTCGATGGATCGACGAATTCGAGAAAAGGCCTTCGATGCTGGCGACGCCGCTCTTCGGCGAGACACATGATTGA
- a CDS encoding VOC family protein encodes MTPALEGILETALYAEDLDRAEAFYGTLLGLQRITRAGNRHVFFRCGAGILLIFNPAETIKPPPAGAALPVPPHGTTGKGHMCFRVAAQALDAWKEKLEAAGIPIEADIRWPNGARSFYFRDPAGNSLECAEPGLWAID; translated from the coding sequence TTGACCCCGGCGCTGGAAGGCATTCTCGAAACTGCGCTCTATGCGGAAGATCTCGATCGCGCCGAGGCCTTTTACGGTACGCTGCTCGGCTTGCAGCGGATCACCCGTGCCGGCAATCGGCACGTGTTCTTCCGCTGCGGCGCAGGCATACTCCTGATCTTCAATCCCGCCGAAACAATCAAGCCGCCACCGGCCGGGGCGGCGCTCCCCGTGCCGCCCCACGGGACGACGGGCAAGGGGCACATGTGCTTCCGGGTCGCCGCGCAGGCGCTCGACGCATGGAAGGAAAAACTCGAAGCCGCCGGTATTCCAATCGAAGCGGACATCCGCTGGCCCAACGGCGCCCGCTCCTTCTACTTCCGCGACCCGGCCGGCAACAGCCTGGAATGCGCGGAGCCGGGCCTCTGGGCGATTGATTGA
- the dnaA gene encoding chromosomal replication initiator protein DnaA produces MRHDALFERVSQRLKAQVGPDVFASWFGRLKLHSISKSVVRLSVPTTFLKSWINNRYLDLITSLFQQEDGEILKVEILVRTATRGARPGSHEEAMPAAAETAPAAPARRPAAAQPIASVAAAAVAAVQKPAQAPLFGSPLDQRYNFDSFVEGSSNRVALAAARTIAEAGAGAVRFNPLFIHSSVGLGKTHLLQAIAIAALQSARAPRVVYLTAEYFMWRFATAIRDNDALSLKESLRNIDLLVIDDMQFLQGKSIQHEFCHLLNMLLDSAKQVVVAADRAPWELESLDSRVRSRLQGGVAIEMEGPDYEMRLEMLKRRLEAARQDDASLDIPTDILCHVARNVTASGRELEGAFNQLLFRRSFEPQLSIERVDELLGHLVNAGEPRRVRIEDIQRVVAKHYNVSRQELVSNRRTRVIVKPRQIAMYLSKTLTPRSFPEIGRRFGGRDHTTVLHAVRKIEEMIAADTKLSHEIELLKRLINE; encoded by the coding sequence ATGCGGCATGACGCACTTTTTGAGCGCGTAAGTCAGCGTTTGAAAGCTCAAGTCGGTCCGGATGTCTTCGCAAGCTGGTTTGGACGTCTCAAGCTCCATTCGATTTCCAAGAGCGTTGTACGCCTTTCGGTGCCCACGACGTTTCTGAAGTCCTGGATCAACAACCGATATCTCGATCTCATCACCAGCCTGTTCCAGCAGGAAGACGGCGAAATTCTGAAAGTGGAAATCCTCGTCCGCACCGCCACGCGCGGTGCCCGCCCGGGTTCCCACGAAGAAGCGATGCCGGCTGCGGCAGAAACGGCTCCGGCGGCCCCGGCACGTCGTCCGGCAGCGGCCCAGCCGATCGCCTCGGTCGCCGCGGCGGCAGTAGCGGCGGTCCAGAAACCGGCCCAGGCGCCGCTTTTCGGCTCGCCGCTCGATCAGCGCTACAATTTCGACAGTTTCGTCGAAGGCTCGTCGAACCGGGTGGCGCTCGCCGCCGCACGCACCATCGCCGAGGCGGGTGCCGGCGCGGTGCGCTTCAATCCGCTCTTCATTCATTCGAGCGTTGGGCTTGGCAAGACGCATCTCCTGCAGGCTATCGCGATTGCCGCTCTGCAGAGCGCGCGGGCGCCACGCGTCGTCTATCTGACGGCGGAATATTTCATGTGGCGCTTCGCGACGGCAATCCGCGACAACGATGCTCTGTCTCTCAAGGAATCGCTGCGCAACATCGATCTTCTGGTGATCGATGACATGCAGTTTCTGCAGGGCAAGTCGATCCAGCACGAGTTCTGCCATCTTCTGAACATGCTGCTCGATTCGGCCAAGCAGGTCGTGGTCGCTGCCGACCGCGCACCGTGGGAGCTGGAATCGCTCGACAGTCGCGTTCGCTCGCGGCTTCAGGGCGGTGTTGCGATCGAGATGGAAGGTCCGGATTACGAAATGCGTCTGGAGATGCTGAAGCGGCGGCTCGAGGCCGCTCGCCAGGATGACGCATCGCTCGATATTCCGACCGATATCCTGTGCCATGTGGCGCGCAACGTCACGGCCAGCGGCCGCGAACTGGAGGGGGCTTTCAATCAGCTGCTCTTCCGCCGCTCCTTCGAGCCTCAGCTCTCGATCGAGCGCGTCGACGAACTGCTCGGCCATCTGGTCAACGCCGGCGAGCCACGGCGAGTGCGCATCGAAGACATCCAGCGCGTCGTCGCCAAGCACTACAACGTTTCGCGCCAGGAACTGGTGTCGAACCGCCGCACCCGCGTCATCGTCAAGCCGCGCCAGATCGCCATGTATCTGTCGAAGACCCTGACGCCGCGCTCCTTCCCGGAAATCGGCCGGCGCTTTGGCGGTCGCGATCACACGACCGTCTTGCATGCGGTGCGCAAGATCGAGGAGATGATCGCCGCTGACACGAAGCTCAGCCATGAGATCGAACTCTTGAAGCGGCTGATCAACGAATAA